One Actinospica robiniae DSM 44927 genomic region harbors:
- the sigJ gene encoding RNA polymerase sigma factor SigJ, translating to MTDPAPSSATGSAPGSPAESTAGSAWYAEQFERQRPRLRAVAYRMLGSLADADDAVQEAWLRLGRADGSAIADLSGWLITVVGRVCVDMLRTDRARREDLHGSWLPEPVISAADSPDPEQEILLADSVGLALLVVLHSLRPAERLAFVLHDMFGVPFEEIAPIVEKTPAATRQLASRARRRVHGSETRPDADVPTQRRIAEAFLAAARGGDVTSLLELLDPDVRLRIDTGPGNWLTPPLVLGAREVAEHAAVQGPRFAHLWKPALVNGAAGMVAHGRGGFVAVAGLTVVHERICEIDLILDPEKLTGVKVEEIEDVKHVVSTENAEDAAG from the coding sequence GTGACTGACCCCGCGCCCAGCAGCGCAACTGGCAGCGCGCCCGGCAGCCCAGCCGAGAGCACAGCCGGTTCCGCCTGGTACGCCGAGCAGTTCGAACGCCAGCGGCCGCGGCTGCGCGCCGTCGCCTACCGGATGCTCGGCTCGCTCGCCGACGCGGACGACGCTGTGCAGGAGGCGTGGCTGCGGCTGGGCCGCGCCGACGGCTCGGCGATCGCGGACCTGTCCGGCTGGCTGATCACCGTCGTCGGCCGGGTCTGCGTCGACATGCTGCGGACCGACCGGGCCCGGCGCGAGGACCTGCACGGCAGCTGGCTGCCCGAGCCGGTGATCAGCGCGGCCGACTCCCCCGACCCGGAGCAGGAGATCCTGCTGGCCGACTCGGTCGGGCTCGCGCTGCTGGTGGTGCTGCACAGTCTGCGCCCGGCCGAACGGCTGGCGTTCGTGCTGCACGACATGTTCGGCGTGCCGTTCGAGGAGATCGCCCCGATCGTGGAGAAGACCCCGGCGGCCACGCGGCAGCTGGCCAGCCGGGCTCGGCGGCGGGTGCACGGCAGCGAGACCCGGCCGGACGCCGACGTGCCGACGCAACGTCGGATCGCGGAGGCGTTCCTGGCCGCGGCCCGCGGCGGCGACGTGACGTCGCTACTGGAGCTGCTCGACCCGGACGTACGGCTGCGCATCGACACCGGACCGGGCAACTGGCTTACTCCACCCCTGGTCCTCGGCGCGCGCGAGGTCGCCGAGCACGCCGCCGTGCAGGGCCCGCGCTTCGCCCACCTGTGGAAGCCGGCGCTGGTCAACGGCGCCGCCGGCATGGTCGCACACGGCCGGGGCGGCTTCGTGGCCGTAGCGGGCCTCACCGTCGTGCACGAGCGGATCTGCGAGATCGACCTCATCCTCGACCCGGAGAAACTCACCGGCGTGAAGGTCGAGGAAATCGAGGACGTCAAGCACGTCGTGAGCACCGAGAACGCCGAGGACGCCGCCGGCTGA